CAACGAGGTCGCCGCCCGGCGCGGCTCGGTCGGGCTCGTCAGCGAGCAGTGCCTCTACAACCTCTTCGAGCGCCGCGCCGAGATGGAGGTCATCCCGGCCGCGCAGGAGTACGGCCTCGGCGTCATCCCCTGGTCGCCGCTGCACGGCGGTCTGCTCGGCGGCGTCCTGAAGAAGGAAGCCGAGGGCAAGCGGCGCACCGAGGGGCGCGCGGCGGCCACGCTCGCCGACCCGGCGGCGCGGGCGCAGCTCCAGGCCTACGAGGACCTGCTCGACAAGCACGGCCTCCAGCCGGGCGAGACCGCTCTGGCCTGGCTGCTGACCCGGCCCGGCGTCACCGGCCCGATCGTCGGGCCCCGTACGCCGGAGCAGCTGGCGGGCGCGCTGCGCGCCCTGGAGCTTGAGCTGAGCGAGGAGGTCCTCGGCGGTCTCGACGAGATCTTCCCGGGCCCGGGGCCTTCCCCGGAGGCCTTCGCCTGGTGACCTCTTCCTCAGGGGTTCTTCCTGGGGGCTCTTCCTAGGGGTTCTTCCTGGGGCCCTTCCTAAGGGCTCTTCCTAGGGCGCTCCCAGCCAGCTCGTGGCGTCCAGGCGGAACGCCGTCTCCTCGGGGACGACGTTCCGCAGGGCCGCCTCCATGTCCCGGACGCGGTCCGCGCCGAGGACCGCGACCCACTCAGCCCGCAGGTCGTCGAAGATCGCGGCGGAGCGGGCGAGGGCCTCGTATCCGCGCGGGGTGAGCCGGACGAGTTTGCGGCGCGCGTCGGCGGGGTCGTCGGCGCGCTCGGCGTAGCCGACGGCGAGCAGCCGGTCGACGGTCTTGCCCGCCGCCTGCTTGGAGACGCCGAGGCGCCGGCCGATGTCGCTGGCGGTGGCGCCGTGGACCCCGATGGCCTGCATGGCGAAGCCGTGGGCCGGGCGCATGTCGGGGTGGCCCTCGTCGGCCAGGCGGGCGTGCAGCTGCTCGATGAGGGTGCGGAAGCCGCCGAAGAGGAGCAGGGGCAGCTCGTATCCCGGGGTGTCGCGGGGCACCCCCTTGCCCGAATCGACAACCTGGTTTACGTTTTCTCCAGCGACATGGTCAACCATGTTGTCCATTCTAGTTCTGGGGGATCCGCGTTGTCCGCAACCATCGACATGTCCGCCCGTATCTCTTCCGCCGCCGCCCTCCTCAAGAAAACCTCCCCGGAGACCCTCGACGGCTTCCTCAAGCTCGGCGCGATCTTCGAGTCCACCACCCTCGACCCGCACTCCCGCGAGACCGTCATCCTCACCGTCGCCGAACGCAACCAGTGCCACCTCTGCGTCGACATGCACGAGGCCAAGATGGCCGCCCTCGGCCCGGCCCCCGACGCCGAACGCCTCGCCGCCGTCCGGGCGTTCACCCTCCGCGTCCTCGCCTCCTCCGGCGCGGTGAGCGACGAGGAACTCGCCGCCTTCGAGAAGGCCGGCTACACCCGGCGCAACGCCCTGGAGGTCGTCCTCGGCATCGGTACGTACACCGTCTCCACCTTCGCCAACCGGCTCGTCCGCGCCGCCTGACCCGTCAGGCGGCGTACGGGCCGCCCACGCCCCACGCCTGGTGCATCGCGTCGGCGAACGCCGCCGCCAGCTTGTGCTCCCCGGTGGGGCCCGGGTGAGTGCCGTCGTACGTGTCCTCCCGCAGGTCGTACGACTCCGGGACCGTCGCCAGGAGCAGCGGCGAGGCCGCCGTGTCCAGGTCGGCGACCGCCTTCGCGAGCAGCTCGTTGAAGCGGGCGCACTCGGCGGCGAAGGCGGCGTCGTACCCGGCGCGGACGTTCGGGATGACCGGCAGGAGGACCGCCCGGACCTGCGGATTCGCGGCCCGGGCGCCCTCGATGAACGCCCGGACGTTCTCCTCCGTCTGGTCGCTGTTCGTGTAGAAGCCCAGGTCGA
The DNA window shown above is from Streptomyces vietnamensis and carries:
- a CDS encoding MarR family winged helix-turn-helix transcriptional regulator, producing the protein MVDHVAGENVNQVVDSGKGVPRDTPGYELPLLLFGGFRTLIEQLHARLADEGHPDMRPAHGFAMQAIGVHGATASDIGRRLGVSKQAAGKTVDRLLAVGYAERADDPADARRKLVRLTPRGYEALARSAAIFDDLRAEWVAVLGADRVRDMEAALRNVVPEETAFRLDATSWLGAP
- a CDS encoding carboxymuconolactone decarboxylase family protein → MSARISSAAALLKKTSPETLDGFLKLGAIFESTTLDPHSRETVILTVAERNQCHLCVDMHEAKMAALGPAPDAERLAAVRAFTLRVLASSGAVSDEELAAFEKAGYTRRNALEVVLGIGTYTVSTFANRLVRAA
- a CDS encoding GDSL-type esterase/lipase family protein, which produces MRFLFVGDSMTIGRAGDWTWRYRMWEHLEATLPGGYEIVGPRSGLYDPAADAPASEAYPDPAFPADARRHLAGWGEGWLHMAPVIGETVTATGADVLLISLGLIDLGFYTNSDQTEENVRAFIEGARAANPQVRAVLLPVIPNVRAGYDAAFAAECARFNELLAKAVADLDTAASPLLLATVPESYDLREDTYDGTHPGPTGEHKLAAAFADAMHQAWGVGGPYAA